aattgaaatgaaataaatattattaattatacatAGATACTAACATGTTATATTGTTTAAACTAaggtattaaattattattttgatataaattggATGTAATTGAGTATACTTAATCATTGGTTGGAGTATTGATATTGGTTTGTTTTTGAGTTTAaagtttgcagggggttttatgtaaaaataagcagaaatgctgtcgaaatttaaaaaagaaaaaaattaaattacgaaaaaaAATTCCGAAAAAATTGAACAAGTTCcgtttcaattttaaatttatgttttggcttCAAGCGTGTATTATTAGGACTTaactattatattatactatgaatattattatttatttgtgaattattttgtaaGTTGTCTAATTTGTCTGgcaatgcctcgtaaccctattccgacgagggtttggggttaagggtgttacatcctTCCAGCCTTTTCACTAACTTTACCCTTCTTCACATCTGATGCTCCATCGATGCCTCGCCATCGACGCCTTCGCCCTCTCAGGTTAGGGccatattctattttttttaattattattttgatcatCTTCCAACAGATCGGCTTCAGATGGGTGAGGTAGTCTCTAGAATTCCAAGTAGGTTTGCCTTTGCCGACTACTCTCTCAATTCTTTTCTATCATTCTTGTTTTGggtcttcatttttttttctaaatgacTGACAACTTCGATGCGCCATTTtttttgagcttttttttttgCAGCGATTGGGTTTAATGTAGAAACTGTACAATACAACAACATCAAGTTTCAAGTATGGGATTTAGGTAAGTTAACGTTAATAAATCTGAAATAACAATTAATGTAGTTTATACAAATGGAGTTCAATTTAATTTATCGAATCATTGAAATTTGCCTTAATCCTTTTActtaaaattgaatcattgaatttcatttttgatcTTATAGTTATCCGGTTGACCTGCTTGCTTTGGCATTTGCCACAAGGCCTTTGGAATTTTAGTTACAGTTTGAATTGTATAAGATTATATCAGCAGAAACTTTTGTGGCTTAAATTTACAGAGAAATTGTTTCAGTTGTTGAGTTTAAACATGTAACTCTGTTTTGCTTATCAGCTGTGAGATTCTATAAAGTTGTAACATTCATTTAACTCTTTGTTCCAGTTTAAATCAAATGTAGTTTTGTTTTTTGCAGGTGGTCAGACAAGCATCAGGTACTTGTTTTTAAGCTATGTGTTCTCAAGGAAACATCCCAATACTTTTGGTACAGGTGAGATTTTCAATTGATTTGTTAAAGTAGCTTTAACTGTTGTGGTGTGTCTTTTAACTAATGGATATGCAACCTCTAAGTTACTTTGCTTCCTCTATTTATTTAATTCTGATATGGGGATATCTTGTGGGTTTTTCTGGTTGCTCTTTAGCTGGACAATAAGGTGAGATGAAAGAAGAttcatcatttttcatttatttactcaTGAAGGAGTTttgttttttagaatttttcatcgcCAATTTGCTTTCTTTGTGATGATTTTAGTCCTTTCATCGGGCAAATTGCTGCTTGTTGAACACGCTGATTGACTTTACCACCCTCCAACACTTGTCTTCCACTTTTCTTTTTAATCTGCATCTTTTACAGGCCATATTGGAGATGCTATTTCCCAAATACACAAGTAATAATTTATGTTGTTGATTTAAGTGGCACTGATAGAATTGGAATAGACAAGGAAGAATTTCATGCCCTTTTAGAGGTATTCTTATATCTAAACTGGCTAGTCGTGTCTGCATACAGAGACTGAGCAGGGGGTGACACAAGCAATTATTCACTCTGCTATTGACTTTAAGAGGGACCCATGGCCTAAGGTTTCGGACAATGCAAAGGACCTTGTAAAGAAAATGCTTAATCCTAATCCAAAGCAGCATCTTACAGTACAAGAAGTGCTTGGAAACCTTCTGTACATGTTGCATGCTTTATTTATGTTGATATATGTTTTCTATgcatgaaaaatcatccatgGCTACAAAATGCCAAGAAAGCACCCAACGTTCTGTTGGGTGAGACTGTAAAAGCTAGGCTCAAACAATTTTCTATAATGAACAAGCTGAAGAAGAGAGCTCTAAGGGTAATAATCCACTTTGCATCACATTTGACTAGTTTTTATTGATTGTATGTTGCATTTTTAAATGTTTTCCAGGGCCCTGGTGGTGCAACTAGCTCTGACTTACCTCCTGCAGGTGCAATTGCTGATAGTCAGTCAGGCATGTTCTATTTTTCTTGCTCTTGATTTTGTCTGGTCATATATTGCAATAgtttattttttacttgattatttcttttatttatgtcTATTCAGTCACATAGTATTTTTAGATAATGCCCCATGGTCTATCTGGAGCAACATGATGATATGGTAGATTTTCCACAGGTGAAGAGACCAGACCTTCTGGTTGGTCTTCAGTAGATCCTACACGTAGgagacattttggcctgattgcAAATTCTAGAAGTTTAGCTAAACAAAAAGGTCCAGTAGCTAATGATCTTTCTGCTACTAAAGATCCTATGGTGATAATTagtattattttgtattttgtatttgagctatgACTATTTGACCAAATCTAtcattatattttgtatttgacCAGTAGCTAATGATCTTTCTACATGCATGTGAATTTgttcattatattttatatttgggCTATGACTATTTGACCAAAACTATCATGGCCTCCATGTTGTTGTTGAATTTCAATTTCAGTTATTTTGGTTGGAATTTATcattaataaattatgtgaatATATCTTATGGaattattcataatattttttcacTATTAAATACAAAGATAAACACACTCTATGCAATTCACGTTCTCTTACAATCTAGATAATTCACATTCTCTTACTCTTGCAACAATATGAAtactaatcaaatgacacataatTAAGAGAGGGtagaaaaaataattgaaatacaaACGACACAAAAAACggataaaaacataataataattatgattttttaatttatataataattatattaagaattttattaaattatatattattttattaagttatatttaataataattatgttaaaatatggttaaattttttattatttttattaaattaattttaataataattttattaaaatttaataacaataacaataatcgtctacctaaaaaaattttgctgagggtattctggtcatttttgttttttttttccttatgttattacaacatcattccattcaactaaacacaagaatactattacagttctattccattccattcaaccaaacagttgaattactgattacagttCTATTCAATTACAACCTTATTCCATTATAGTGAACCAAACGTactgtaaaatttcttaacgaaattttaataccacattactaatatttcataaatatttataaaaatatttcataaatatttataaaaatatttctaactcggttttacgagatcaaggtctcgatacattctttttacccaatttcttcaataatttttttttctaactaaccactaaatcaataaaa
The sequence above is drawn from the Gossypium hirsutum isolate 1008001.06 chromosome A05, Gossypium_hirsutum_v2.1, whole genome shotgun sequence genome and encodes:
- the LOC121229510 gene encoding ADP-ribosylation factor 1 isoform X2, whose amino-acid sequence is MPRHRRLRPLRLGPYSIFFNYYFDHLPTDRLQMGEVVSRIPTIGFNVETVQYNNIKFQVWDLGGQTSIRYLFLSYVFSRKHPNTFGTGPWWCN
- the LOC121229510 gene encoding casein kinase 1-like protein 2 isoform X1 — encoded protein: MCSQGNIPILLVQGPGGATSSDLPPAGAIADSQSGEETRPSGWSSVDPTRRRHFGLIANSRSLAKQKGPVANDLSATKDPMVIISIILYFVFEL